From a single Stomoxys calcitrans chromosome 4, idStoCalc2.1, whole genome shotgun sequence genomic region:
- the LOC106081999 gene encoding putative inositol monophosphatase 3, protein MSSAEPLLNNTATTAIKLPIAGTNRMHGRSIKINRIPATIACLLVLCFLVYIFSSSEEEQRPVMYGMLRNQNKVNMRKLLIGAIQAAQKGGLEILEVAKSRDLKEKSKGKTDEGANDPYTDADGRSHCVMKLGMHRIFPRVQIFSEEDKETCADMPTFDLDPTVLHQTADIPDEMVDIKDITVWIDPLDATQEFTEQLYEYVTTMVCIAVHGKPVMGVIHSPFIGQTAWAWVDHSMSEYLSQIHPDRPDVEHPIITVSRSHAGDVKDLTRAVFGENSNILTAAGAGYKVLQVVANNATAYLHSTKIKKWDICAGDAILRALGGKMTTLDNEYIDYGPSESPVNARGLLASVVNHKEYIEKLIEYRKSHNAGPKKR, encoded by the exons ATGTCGTCTGCAGAGCCATTGTTAAATAATACTGCCACCACAGCCATAAAATTACCGATAGCAGGGACCAACAGAATGCACGGGAGGAGCATAAAAATAAACCGTATTCCAGCGACTATAGCTTGTCTGCTGGTGCTATGTTTCCTGGTGTACATTTTCAGCAGCTCGGAGGAGGAACAACGGCCGGTCATGTATGGCATGTTGAGAAATCAAAATAAAGTCAATATGAGGAAATTGTTAATAGGAGCGATACAG GCAGCCCAAAAAGGAGGCTTGGAGATTTTAGAAGTTGCCAAGTCCAGAGATCTAAAGGAGAAGAGCAAGGGCAAGACGGATGAGGGAGCCAATGATCCCTATACAGACGCGGATGGTCGTAGTCATTGTGTAATGAAGTTGGGCATGCATCGAATATTTCCTCGCGTTCAAATATTTTCCGAAGAGGATAAGGAAACTTGTGCTGATATGCCCACATTCGATTTGGATCCCACAGTCTTGCACCAGACTGCAGATATACCCGATGAAATGGTAGACATTAAAGATATCACCGTATGGATAGATCCGTTGGATGCAACTCAGGAGTTTACAG AACAATTGTACGAGTATGTTACCACAATGGTTTGTATAGCCGTCCACGGAAAGCCTGTCATGGGAGTCATTCATAGTCCATTTATTGGTCAAACTGCCTGGGCCTGGGTAGATCATTCAATGTCTGAGTATTTATCACAAATTCATCCTGACCGGCCTGATGTTGAGCATCCCATTATAACCGTTTCACGTTCTCATGCTGGTGATGTGAAGGATCTTACTCGAGCAGTATTCGGAGAAAATTCCAACATTTTGACGGCAGCTGGAGCTGGTTATAAAGTATTGCAAGTTGTAGCCAATAATGCCACAGCATATTTGCATTCGACTAAAATCAAGAAATGGGACATATGTGCTGGTGACGCCATTCTGAGGGCGCTGGGTGGTAAAATGACCACCTTGGATAATGAGTATATTGACTATGGACCCTCTGAATCACCCGTCAATGCTCGCGGTCTATTGGCAAGCGTTGTCAATCACAAGGAATACATAGAAAAACTAATAGAGTATAGAAAGAGCCATAATGCAGGTCCAAAAAAGAGGTAA